tcttgaataatggtgccacattcgctgtcctccaatcctctggcacctctcctgtggccagagatgatttgaaaatttgtgtcagagcccctgctatctcctcccttgcctcacaacagcctgggatacatctcatttctcCACTTTTAATCCCTCTAaagccgctaatacctcctccctttcaatgctaatttgttagagtacatcacaatccccctccccgagttctacacctacatcgtccttctccatagtgaaaacaggtgaaaagtaatcatttaaaacctcacctatgtcctctggctccacacacagattgccactttgatccctaatggaccctactcttttccTGATTGtcctcttgccctcaatatacttataaaacgccttgggattttcctttatcttgcccaccagtgttttttcatgccccctcttcgctctcctaattattattttttttaagtacccctccactctttctatactcctctagggcctccgctgttttcagccacctgaatctgccataagcctcctttcccccccccccccccttatccaatcctctatatcccttgacacccagggttccctggacttattggtcctatccttcacctttacgggaacatgttggccctgaactctcactatttccttttgaatgacttccattggtctgatgtagactctcctacaagtagctgctcccagtcctgttttatcatattgaaatcggccttatcccaattcagtacctttatttccagtccatctttgtcctgttctatcactaccttaaatcttagagttatggtcactatccccgaaatgctccctactgacacttctaccacttgtctggcttcaggcccaaggattaggtccagtactgccccttctcttgtaggactttctatgtgctgggtcaaaaagctctcttgtatgcattttaagaattccgccccctttaagccttttgcacgaagactatctcagttaatattggggaagttgaaatcccctactattattaccctattatctttacacctctctgagatttgcctacatatctgctcctctatctctccctgactgtttggaggcctgtagtacactcccagtcaagtgattgccccctttttgtttttaagttgtacccatatggcctcatttgaggaaccttctaagataacaCCCCTCCTtgctgtagtaattgactccttgatcaatagtgcaatgccacctccgctTTTACACCCCCTACCCCACGCCTTGTCACACCTGAAGATCTTAGagcttggaatattgagctgccagtcttgctcttacgtcaactatgtctctgtgatagcaataatatcatattctcatgtgttaatcaacgccctcaaatcatctgccttacctgtaagactcCTTGtgataaaatagatgcaatccagccctgcattgttcgcttgtgcctcaacaggtctatatttgctctgccttccaaactgactcagtttctcttctatatttgactgtgcatcaccccttactgtacctccactctgtacccatccccctgccaaattagtttaacctccccctcccaccaacagcactatcaaacctcccagcaaggatgttggtcccgttccggttcaggtgcaacccgtccaacttgtacaggtcccaccttcgccagaaacagatccagtgatccaggaaactaaagccctccctcctgcaccatctcttcagccacgtattgatctgttctatcctcctattcctatactcactagcacgtggcaccaggagtaatccagagattacaacctttgaggccctgctttttaatctgcttcctagctccctaaatgcaggatctcatccctctttcttcccatgtcgttggtaccaatgtgaaccacgacctcttgactgttcaccctcccccttcagaatgtcctgcagccgctccgtgacagaggagcaaagagatctgggaacagagccacataaatcactaaaaggagcaaaaCAAGttgataagagagcaaagaaagagctgatgttcttttccagaggaatacaatgtaacagcagggagggaatgttaaatgTATACAGAACCTCGCTTAGAAGGATAGTGAGCAGTTCTGATTCTTGCTGAacccaagaagtgaggtgagagtgactgcccttgacatcaaggtagcatctgactgagtatggcatcaaggagcccttgcaaaactggagtcaatgggaatcagggggaaattaccttccttcaatcataaggttggaagtggggatgttcgatgattgcacaatgttcagcaccattcacgacccctcagatactgaagcagtccatgtagaaatgcagcaagacctggacaatatcagggttgggctgataagtggcaagtaacacaagtgccaggcaatgaccatctccaacaagacagtatctaaccatctccccatgacattcaatggcattaccatcgctgaatcccccactgtcaacatcctgggggttaccattaaccagaaacggaactggagtagccatgtaaataccgtggctacaagagcaggtcagaggctaggaatcctgaggcgagtaactcacctcctgactccccaaagcgtgtccaacatctacaagggacaagtcaggagtgtgatggaatactctccacttgcctggatgggtgcagctccaacaacagtcaagaagctggacaccatccaggacaaagcagcccgcgtgagaagaggggggggggagggtgagggggggtgagaagCAGGGGGGCGGGGAAGGGTGAGAAGGGTAGGGGGGAGGGTGAGAAGGGGTGGGTGAGAAGGGTAGGGGGAGGGTGAGAAGTGGGGGAGGAGGGTGAGAAGCAGGGGGGGTGGTGAGAAGCGGGAGGGGggtgagaagtggggggggggtgagactttgttgcttattttggcttcttttagtttgaatgttccatagaaactagcattgtcagttctgaatttctatcctgtacctaCAGTGAtgtcttttgtaaactccttttacagggtattagaaagggaggatttgcagacaggaaacatCAAACCAAACATCTGTCTcaattcatcaggatctgaatatcattgacctttgaatgtggaaggagaaatgtttgtctgttctgtctgtgggaaaagatttcaaacatcagtgtgactggaaaagcaccgagacacacagacacacccgagtgagagtgttccagtgactgactgtggaaacaGCTCCAACCAGTTACATAGGCTGAAAAAACAGCACCATTCACtacggggagaaactgtacacgtgttctgtgtgtggacaaggcttcaactgatcatccaacctggagaggcacaaggacacctgcaccatggagaaaccgtggaaatgtgaggactgtgggaagggattcaattacccatcccggCTGGAAGCACATCGCGCAGTGAcattggggagaggccattcacctgctgtgtccgtgggaagggatttgctgacataccagcgggttcacactgggaagaggtcgttcacttgctccgtgtgtggcaagggattcactcagtcatcgaaTCTGCTGAGACACCAGAAAGTACACGATggagagagaccgttcacctgctccatgtgtgagaAGAGATTTGCtgattcatccaccctgctgagacaccagcgagttcacactggggagagaccttttaaatgtccagactttgggaattgctataaatgttCCATTGAACTGATCATCCATCAATAGGTTCACACTGACGACAGACCATTCAGGTGTTCTtactgcgggactgggttcaggcgatCATCTGACCTCAAAGTACACGAGCGCatacacactggggagaggccgttctgctccgtgtgtgggaagggattcactcactcatccatCCTGCAGGGCCACCAACAGGTTCACAGTGGGGTGAGGTCgtgcacctgctcagtgtgtgagaAGAGATTTGCTGATTCatcaccctgctgagacaccagcgagttcacgagTAACTGCAGTGATTAGATTCTGCTGTTAataacatccaggactgaaccatgttcattgggGTCTttttctgctgatgttaataaactccagcccagttatggGGATTAATATTCTGGATAAAAGTCAAATAAAACAGTTTTGTGTTCAACACACAGTGTGTTGAGTCTTTTTAATATCTCTAACACAAGTTAGTTTTGAAAtgctctccctctcccctgtcacctccatcctcacctccaacaagtgccaGGAGCTCATGGTCTTCTTTGTCACTCAGATTGagatcatccaatcagct
This genomic window from Heterodontus francisci isolate sHetFra1 chromosome 34, sHetFra1.hap1, whole genome shotgun sequence contains:
- the LOC137348777 gene encoding zinc finger protein 239-like, with protein sequence MEKPWKCEDCGKGFNYPSRLEAHRAVTLGRGHSPAVSVGRDLLTYQRVHTGKRSFTCSVCGKGFTQSSNLLRHQKVHDGERPFTCSMCEKRFADSSTLLRHQRVHTDDRPFRCSYCGTGFRRSSDLKVHERIHTGERPFCSVCGKGFTHSSILQGHQQVHSGVRSCTCSVCEKRFADSSPC